Proteins encoded together in one Cyanobium sp. ATX 6F1 window:
- a CDS encoding heme-copper oxidase subunit III: MTTLPSISPELQDSPEAHEHEEHGDFRLFGLVLFLVADGMTFAGMFAAYLTFRAVNPLPTGGIYELELLLPTINTVLLVLSSFTFHRSAKLLRAENSAGCRLWLMITVALGAAFLVSQMREYFTLPFGLTSNLYASTFYVLTGFHGLHVSLGVMLMLIVWWQAREGGSITSHEHFGLEAAELYWHFVDGIWVVLFGIIYLL; encoded by the coding sequence ATGACCACCCTTCCCTCCATCAGCCCCGAGCTGCAGGACTCGCCCGAGGCGCATGAGCACGAAGAGCACGGAGATTTCCGTCTGTTCGGCCTGGTGTTGTTCCTGGTGGCCGATGGCATGACCTTCGCCGGCATGTTCGCGGCTTACCTCACCTTCCGGGCCGTCAATCCCCTGCCCACCGGTGGGATCTACGAGCTCGAACTGCTGCTGCCCACGATCAACACGGTGTTGCTGGTGCTCAGCAGCTTCACCTTCCATCGATCCGCGAAGCTGCTGCGCGCCGAGAATTCAGCCGGCTGCCGCCTCTGGCTGATGATCACCGTGGCGCTCGGGGCGGCGTTCCTGGTGAGCCAGATGCGCGAGTACTTCACCCTCCCCTTCGGTCTCACCAGCAACCTGTATGCCAGCACCTTCTACGTGCTGACGGGCTTTCACGGCCTGCACGTCAGCCTTGGGGTGATGTTGATGCTGATTGTCTGGTGGCAGGCTCGTGAGGGTGGCTCGATCACCAGCCATGAGCACTTCGGCCTGGAGGCCGCCGAGCTCTACTGGCACTTCGTCGATGGCATCTGGGTGGTGTTGTTCGGGATCATCTACCTGCTCTAG